From Mya arenaria isolate MELC-2E11 chromosome 1, ASM2691426v1, a single genomic window includes:
- the LOC128242497 gene encoding uncharacterized protein LOC128242497, with translation MFPTETGATKTFQPTLLDEDVGDDDDGDTVNDDLDLELSNDDSIQPQLSFVSPSGHAIDTSVHLHDYCMGPVLQPQNQSFRCCDTQTENNCAVMEVQTEESFLGKTADFSSQTEHSTRDFGVQCQLPMLTYDDVKYNDDLVSFYTGIPNRVVFEALFDEIKDEAEVRTSRRKLNYKDSDGGRPRTLSVLDEFFMVLMRLRLGLLFEDLGTRFCISTSQCSDIVERWINYLHVQLSFLVQWPSREVVKNNMPEQFKEKYSNTRIIIDCTEIYSETSSSLSLKSLMYSDYKSHMTHKILVGISPNGVVTFVSDCWVGCTSDKKLTEKCGLLDLLEEGDAIMVDKGFTITDLTTPRGIHLIIPPFKQKGKQFSKREVLLTKDIASLRIHVERQMERIKNFRILHGNIPITQSRRISKVFKICTYLTNLWPPLVQ, from the exons ATGTTTCCAACTGAGACTGGTGCTACCAAAACCTTCCAGCcaacg CTCCTTGATGAAGAcgtaggtgatgatgatgatggtgatacggtCAATGACGATTTAGACCTAGAACTGTCAAATGATGATAGTATACAGCCACAACTGTCATTTGTATCCCCTTCCGGGCATGCCATTGATACCTCTGTCCACCTGCATGATTACTGCATGGGACCAGTACTACAGCCACAGAATCAGTCCTTTag atGTTGTGACACACAGACTGAGAACAACTGTGCAGTGATGGAAGTACAAACTGAAGAAAGTTTCCTGGGAAAAACAGCAGACTTCAGTTCACAAACAGAACATTCTACTAGAGACTTTGGTGTACAATGTCAGCTACCTATGCTCACATATGATGACGTAAAATACAATGACGATTTGGTCAGTTTTTACACCGGAATCCCTAATCGAGTTGTGTTTGAAGCtttgtttgatgaaatcaaGGATGAAGCTGAAGTGCGGACATCAAGGCGGAAACTTAACTATAAAGATTCAGATGGAGGACGGCCAAGAACTCTAAGTGTTCTGGATGAATTTTTCATGGTGCTGATGCGCCTACGTCTAGGTCTGTTATTTGAAGATCTAGGTACTAGGTTTTGCATATCCACTTCACAATGTAGTGACATTGTTGAAAGATGGATcaactatttacatgtacaattatcctTTCTTGTTCAATGGCCATCTCGTGAGGTAGTgaaaaataacatgcctgaacaatttaaagagaaatattctAACACTAGAATTATTATCGACTGCACTGAAATTTACAGTGAAACATCCAGTTctctttctttgaaaagtttaatgtaCAGTGATTACAAGTCTCACATGACTCATAAGATTTTGGTGGGTATAAGCCCAAATGGTGTTGTAACTTTTGTTTCTGACTGTTGGGTGGGCTGTACCAGTGACAAGAAACTCACAGAAAAATGTGGACTCTTGGACTTGCTTGAAGAAGGAGACGCCATAATGGTTGATAAGGGTTTCACTATTACAGACCTTACTACTCCAAGAGGCATTCATCTCATTATTCCACCATTTAAacagaaaggaaaacaattctCTAAACGTGAGGTTCTCCTTACAAAAGATATTGCAAGTTTACGAATACATGTTGAAAGGCAAATGGAGAGAATCAAGAACTTTCGAATATTGCATGGCAATATTCCTATAACACAGTCAAGGAGAATTTCtaaagtgttcaaaatatgcacatatttgacaAATCTATGGCCACCACTTGTTCAATAA